A single genomic interval of Agromyces cerinus harbors:
- a CDS encoding acetyl-CoA C-acyltransferase gives MAEAYLVGGVRTPVGRYGGALAGVRPDDLAALVVGELVRRTRLDQAGELGAIDEVILGGANQAGEDNRNVARMSVLLAGLPDEVSGITVNRLCASGMSAITMAAQAIRAGDSDLIIAGGVESMTRAPWVQAKPDRAWAKPGAAYDTSIGWRFPNPKLVARDKATFSMPETAEEVARIDGITREEADAFALRSQQRAAAAIAAGRFEAEIVGVPTHRGEVLVDEGPRPETTLEALAGLRPVVHGGSVVTAGNSSALNDGASAILVASAAAVERYGLTPRARVVVGSSAGLPPEIMGLGPVPATEKALERSGIDLDDIGSVELNEAFATQSIASMRRLGLDPERVNADGGAIALGHPLGSSGSRLVVTLLGRMEREQSRYGLATMCVGVGQGSALIVERV, from the coding sequence ATGGCGGAGGCCTATCTCGTCGGCGGCGTGCGAACGCCCGTCGGCCGCTACGGCGGAGCCCTCGCCGGCGTTCGGCCCGATGACCTCGCGGCGCTCGTCGTCGGCGAACTCGTGCGGCGCACCCGGCTCGACCAGGCCGGCGAGCTCGGCGCCATCGACGAGGTCATCCTCGGCGGCGCGAACCAGGCCGGGGAGGACAACCGCAACGTCGCCCGCATGTCGGTGCTGCTCGCGGGCCTGCCCGACGAGGTGTCCGGCATCACGGTCAACCGGCTCTGCGCCTCGGGCATGTCGGCGATCACGATGGCCGCGCAGGCGATCCGGGCGGGAGACTCCGACCTCATCATCGCCGGCGGCGTCGAATCGATGACCCGCGCCCCCTGGGTGCAGGCCAAGCCCGATCGCGCGTGGGCCAAGCCCGGCGCGGCCTACGACACCTCGATCGGCTGGCGCTTCCCGAACCCCAAGCTCGTCGCCCGCGACAAGGCGACCTTCTCGATGCCCGAGACGGCTGAAGAGGTCGCCCGCATCGACGGCATCACCCGCGAGGAGGCCGACGCCTTCGCGCTCCGCTCTCAGCAGCGCGCCGCCGCGGCGATCGCCGCGGGCCGCTTCGAGGCCGAGATCGTCGGCGTGCCGACGCACCGCGGCGAGGTGCTCGTCGACGAAGGGCCGCGCCCCGAGACCACGCTCGAGGCGCTCGCGGGGCTGCGCCCGGTCGTGCACGGCGGATCGGTCGTCACGGCCGGCAACTCGAGCGCCCTGAACGACGGTGCCTCGGCGATCCTCGTCGCGAGCGCCGCCGCCGTCGAACGCTACGGGCTCACGCCGCGCGCCCGCGTCGTCGTCGGTTCGTCGGCAGGGCTGCCGCCCGAGATCATGGGCCTCGGACCGGTGCCCGCGACCGAGAAGGCACTCGAACGCTCGGGCATCGACCTCGACGACATCGGCTCGGTCGAGCTCAACGAGGCGTTCGCGACCCAGTCGATCGCCTCGATGCGCCGCCTTGGGCTCGACCCAGAGCGAGTGAACGCCGACGGGGGAGCGATCGCCCTGGGGCATCCGCTCGGTTCGTCGGGCTCGCGCCTCGTCGTGACGCTGCTCGGTCGCATGGAGCGCGAGCAGTCGCGCTACGGCCTCGCCACGATGTGCGTCGGCGTCGGCCAGGGCAGCGCGCTCATCGTGGAGCGCGTCTGA
- a CDS encoding enoyl-CoA hydratase/isomerase family protein, which produces MGAGLDTLAGARYSTGESPLLVERRDDRVIATLNRPEKRNAIDQATIDALHLLCAELEAIPRTLILTGAGGVFASGADIAELRERRADDARAGINANAFVRLALLPMPVIAALDGYALGGGAELAYAADIRIATPALKIGNPETGLGIIAAAGASWRLKEIIGDARAIELLLTGRTITAAEALEIGLVSELHPADELLAAAHVIADRIARNDRAATIATKRVFRAPRDAHPAVDLEEQAVLFESPEKFRRMTEFLERKHK; this is translated from the coding sequence ATGGGCGCGGGTCTCGATACGCTCGCTGGCGCTCGCTACTCGACCGGCGAGTCGCCGCTCCTCGTCGAGCGCCGCGACGACCGGGTGATCGCCACGCTCAACCGGCCCGAGAAGCGCAACGCCATCGACCAGGCCACGATCGACGCGCTGCACCTGCTGTGCGCCGAACTCGAGGCGATCCCGCGCACGCTCATCCTCACCGGCGCCGGCGGTGTCTTCGCCTCGGGCGCCGACATCGCAGAGCTTCGTGAGCGTCGAGCGGATGACGCGCGCGCCGGCATCAACGCGAACGCCTTCGTGCGCCTGGCGCTGCTGCCGATGCCCGTGATCGCCGCCCTCGACGGGTACGCGCTCGGCGGCGGTGCCGAGCTTGCCTACGCCGCCGACATCCGCATCGCGACGCCTGCGCTGAAGATCGGCAACCCCGAGACGGGTCTGGGCATCATCGCCGCGGCCGGCGCGAGCTGGCGGCTGAAGGAGATCATCGGCGACGCCCGCGCGATCGAGCTGCTGCTCACGGGGCGCACGATCACCGCAGCCGAAGCGCTCGAGATCGGGCTCGTCAGCGAGCTGCACCCGGCCGACGAGCTGCTCGCCGCCGCGCACGTGATCGCCGATCGCATCGCCCGCAACGACAGGGCGGCGACGATCGCGACCAAGCGCGTGTTCCGTGCACCCCGCGACGCGCACCCGGCGGTCGACCTCGAGGAGCAGGCCGTGCTCTTCGAGAGCCCCGAGAAGTTCCGCCGCATGACCGAGTTCCTCGAGAGGAAGCACAAGTGA
- a CDS encoding 3-hydroxyacyl-CoA dehydrogenase family protein, with translation MNETDTGAPADVGVLGGGRMGAGIAHAFLLAGSRVTVVERDAAAAAAASTRVLDSVAASVARGTADDDESAIAARFAASTDVADFARCDLVVEAVPEDLELKIDALTRVEAVLAPGAALASNTSSISIDQLAALLDRPSRFLGMHFFNPVPASTLVEIVRGDATEGPLVEQARGWVHAIGKTPIVVADAPGFASSRLGVMLGLEAIRMLEDGVASAEDIDAAMSLGYKHPIGPLRLTDIVGLDVRLGIAEYLSSTLGERFAPPALLRRMVAEGKLGRKTGEGFYLWDAP, from the coding sequence GTGAACGAGACCGACACCGGGGCTCCGGCCGACGTCGGCGTGCTCGGCGGCGGGCGCATGGGCGCCGGCATCGCCCATGCCTTCCTGCTCGCGGGTTCGCGGGTCACCGTCGTCGAGCGCGACGCGGCGGCCGCTGCGGCGGCGTCGACCCGGGTGCTCGACTCCGTCGCGGCATCCGTCGCTCGCGGCACCGCCGACGACGACGAGTCGGCGATCGCCGCCCGCTTCGCCGCCTCGACCGACGTCGCCGACTTCGCCCGCTGCGACCTCGTCGTCGAGGCCGTGCCCGAAGACCTCGAGCTGAAGATCGACGCCCTCACTCGCGTCGAGGCCGTGCTCGCGCCGGGCGCAGCGCTCGCGTCGAACACCTCCTCGATCTCGATCGACCAGCTCGCCGCGCTGCTCGACCGGCCGTCGCGGTTCCTCGGCATGCACTTCTTCAACCCGGTGCCGGCCTCGACGCTCGTCGAGATCGTGCGCGGCGACGCGACCGAGGGGCCGCTCGTCGAGCAGGCCCGCGGCTGGGTGCACGCGATCGGCAAGACCCCGATCGTCGTCGCGGATGCCCCGGGGTTCGCCTCCTCGCGACTCGGCGTCATGCTCGGGCTCGAGGCGATCCGCATGCTCGAAGACGGCGTCGCCTCCGCCGAAGACATCGACGCGGCGATGAGCCTCGGCTACAAGCATCCGATCGGCCCACTGCGCCTGACCGACATCGTCGGCCTCGACGTGCGACTCGGCATCGCCGAGTACCTCTCCTCGACGCTCGGCGAGCGTTTCGCCCCGCCCGCGCTGCTGCGCCGCATGGTCGCCGAGGGCAAGCTCGGCCGCAAGACCGGCGAGGGCTTCTACCTCTGGGACGCCCCGTGA
- the paaZ gene encoding phenylacetic acid degradation bifunctional protein PaaZ, protein MNTILPSYVNGQWWTPALRQAQDAADAAEVRDASTGEVVARVSTEGLDLGSALEYARTVGQASLGELTFHQRAVLLKQMALALTERKAELYELSARTGATKQDSWVDIDGGIGVLFTYSSKGRREMPNSKVYVDGAVEQLSKDGSFLGRHIYTRLPGVAVQINAFNFPVWGSLEKFAPAFLAGVPTLVKPATPTGYLAEAFVRILVESGLLPEGSLQLVSGGVPTLFDHLRLGDLVAFTGSASTAEKLRSHDSVQTGGVRFTSETDSINASVLGTDAVVGTPEFDAYVKQLVAEMTTKAGQKCTAIRRAIVPAASVDAVIDAVRARIAERVVVGDPRAEGVTMGPLASIAQRDEVLRQVGRLEAGGGELVIGSTDAPAVTLADGATGEASDGAFVAPMLLRFADASSPALHEVEAFGPVSSILGYDTIAEAAALVARGGGSLVTSVATHDPEVAVALATGMAAYNGRVLFLDRDDARSSTGHGSPLPNLVHGGPGRAGGGEELGGIRAVLHHMQRTAVQGSPEMLTALTGVWHAGAASQPGGVHPFRKSLAELKIGDQVVSASRTVTLEDIETFAHFTGDTFYAHMDEAAASANPFFPGRVAHGYLLVSWAAGLFVDAAPGPVLANSGLENLRFVTPVSPGDSIRVELTAKQITPRETDEYGEVRWDAVLRNQDDELVASYDVLTLVAKEQTPA, encoded by the coding sequence ATGAACACGATCCTGCCGAGCTACGTGAACGGCCAGTGGTGGACGCCCGCCCTTCGACAGGCTCAGGACGCAGCTGACGCCGCCGAGGTGCGCGACGCCTCGACCGGTGAGGTCGTCGCCCGCGTCTCGACCGAGGGACTCGACCTCGGCTCCGCGCTCGAGTACGCCCGCACGGTCGGGCAGGCCTCGCTCGGCGAGCTCACCTTCCACCAGCGCGCCGTGCTGCTCAAGCAGATGGCGCTCGCGCTCACCGAGCGCAAGGCCGAGCTCTACGAGCTCTCCGCGCGCACCGGTGCGACGAAGCAGGACTCGTGGGTCGACATCGACGGCGGCATCGGCGTGCTCTTCACGTACTCCTCGAAGGGGCGTCGCGAGATGCCGAACTCGAAAGTCTACGTCGACGGCGCCGTCGAGCAGCTCTCGAAGGACGGCTCGTTCCTCGGTCGCCACATCTACACCCGCCTGCCCGGCGTCGCCGTGCAGATCAACGCGTTCAACTTCCCGGTGTGGGGCTCGCTCGAGAAGTTCGCCCCGGCCTTCCTCGCCGGTGTGCCGACGCTCGTGAAGCCCGCGACGCCCACCGGCTACCTCGCCGAGGCGTTCGTGCGCATCCTCGTCGAGTCGGGGCTGCTGCCCGAGGGCTCGCTCCAGCTCGTCTCGGGCGGCGTGCCGACGCTCTTCGACCACCTGCGTCTCGGCGACCTCGTCGCCTTCACCGGCTCGGCGTCGACCGCCGAGAAGCTGCGCTCGCACGACTCGGTGCAGACCGGCGGCGTGCGGTTCACGAGCGAGACCGACTCGATCAACGCGAGCGTGCTCGGCACCGATGCGGTGGTCGGCACCCCCGAGTTCGACGCCTACGTCAAGCAGCTCGTCGCCGAGATGACGACGAAGGCGGGCCAGAAGTGCACGGCCATTCGCCGGGCGATCGTGCCCGCGGCATCCGTCGACGCCGTGATCGACGCCGTGCGCGCGCGCATCGCCGAGCGCGTCGTCGTCGGCGACCCGCGCGCCGAAGGCGTCACGATGGGACCGCTCGCCTCGATCGCGCAGCGCGACGAGGTGCTCCGCCAGGTCGGCCGCCTCGAAGCAGGTGGCGGCGAGCTCGTCATCGGTTCGACGGATGCCCCGGCGGTCACCCTCGCCGACGGCGCCACCGGCGAGGCATCCGACGGCGCCTTCGTCGCGCCCATGCTGCTTCGGTTCGCGGATGCCTCGAGCCCCGCGCTGCACGAGGTCGAGGCGTTCGGCCCGGTCTCGTCGATCCTCGGCTACGACACCATCGCCGAGGCCGCCGCCCTCGTGGCCCGCGGCGGCGGATCGCTCGTGACGAGCGTCGCGACCCACGACCCCGAGGTCGCCGTGGCGCTCGCGACGGGCATGGCCGCGTACAACGGCCGCGTGCTCTTCCTCGATCGCGACGACGCCCGCTCGTCGACCGGCCACGGCTCGCCCCTGCCGAACCTCGTGCACGGCGGACCCGGTCGCGCCGGCGGCGGCGAGGAGCTCGGCGGCATCCGTGCCGTGCTGCACCACATGCAGCGCACCGCCGTGCAGGGCTCGCCCGAGATGCTCACCGCCCTCACCGGCGTGTGGCACGCGGGCGCGGCGTCGCAGCCCGGCGGCGTGCACCCGTTCCGCAAGTCGCTCGCCGAGCTCAAGATCGGCGACCAGGTCGTGAGCGCGTCGCGCACGGTGACGCTCGAGGACATCGAGACGTTCGCGCACTTCACGGGCGACACGTTCTACGCCCACATGGACGAGGCCGCGGCTTCGGCGAACCCGTTCTTCCCGGGCCGGGTCGCTCACGGCTACCTGCTCGTGTCGTGGGCGGCCGGCCTCTTCGTCGACGCCGCACCCGGGCCGGTGCTCGCGAACTCGGGCCTCGAGAACCTGCGCTTCGTGACCCCCGTGTCACCCGGCGACTCGATCCGCGTCGAACTCACGGCGAAGCAGATCACGCCGCGCGAGACCGACGAGTACGGCGAGGTGCGCTGGGACGCGGTGCTGCGCAACCAGGACGACGAGCTCGTGGCGTCGTACGACGTGCTCACGCTCGTGGCGAAGGAGCAGACGCCGGCCTGA
- a CDS encoding RecQ family ATP-dependent DNA helicase, giving the protein MTLAAPPADTRSAALAALRELVGRDDAEFHDGQFEAIEALVEGRRRALVVQRTGWGKSAVYFVATLLLRRQGAGPTVLVSPLLALMRDQIAAAERAGVRAVAINSTNPHEWSDVLAQLDRDEVDVLLVSPERLNNPTFREEQLPALVRRIGMLVVDEAHCISDWGHDFRPDYRRLRDLISQMPAEVPVLATTATANSRVVADVAEQLGTGAADGGAEAPEVLTIRGPLARASLRLGVLRLPDSPSRLAWLLSHLDDLPGSGIIYTLTVAAANDTARLLRERGHEVRAYTGQTDTDERTESEGMLKRNEVKALVATSALGMGFDKPDLGFVLHLGAPSSPVAYYQQVGRAGRASESADVLLLPGTEDAAIWHYFATASMPDQERAERVIGALSDVPVSTPALEAMVDIRRTPLELLLKVLDVDGAVRRVQGGWVATGMPWVYDAERYERIAAERLAEQQHMIDYEQTDGCRMEFLQRSLDDDTAAPCGRCDNCAGVWFPREIAASATATAAESLDRVGVPIEPRRAWPTGADRLGVHVKGRIAPAEQAGDGRALARLTDLGWGGTLRELFAAGAPDAPVSPQVLGACVRVLAGWGWAERPVAVVAMPSRSRPQLVDSLARGLAEVGRLPYLGALEFRNGGPTGQPGGNSAFRLAGLWDRFSADGLDVPAGGVLLVDDQADSRWTLTIAARELRQAGATEVLPFVLALRG; this is encoded by the coding sequence ATGACCCTCGCAGCGCCGCCCGCCGATACCCGATCCGCTGCGCTCGCCGCGCTGCGCGAACTCGTCGGGCGTGACGACGCCGAGTTCCACGACGGGCAGTTCGAGGCGATCGAGGCCCTGGTCGAGGGGCGCCGCCGTGCGCTCGTCGTGCAGCGCACCGGGTGGGGCAAGTCGGCGGTGTACTTCGTCGCGACGCTGCTGCTCCGCCGGCAGGGCGCGGGGCCGACCGTGCTCGTCTCACCGCTGCTGGCCCTCATGCGCGACCAGATCGCGGCCGCCGAGCGTGCTGGGGTGCGCGCCGTGGCCATCAACTCGACGAACCCGCACGAGTGGAGCGACGTGCTCGCCCAGCTCGACCGCGACGAGGTCGACGTGCTGCTCGTCTCTCCCGAGCGGCTCAACAACCCGACCTTCCGCGAAGAGCAGCTGCCCGCCCTCGTGCGGCGCATCGGCATGCTCGTCGTCGACGAGGCGCACTGCATCAGCGACTGGGGCCACGACTTCCGGCCCGATTACCGGCGGCTCCGCGACCTCATCTCGCAGATGCCGGCCGAGGTGCCGGTGCTCGCCACGACGGCGACGGCGAACAGCCGGGTCGTCGCCGATGTCGCAGAGCAGCTCGGCACGGGCGCGGCCGACGGCGGGGCGGAGGCGCCCGAGGTCCTCACGATCCGCGGACCGCTCGCCCGGGCATCGCTGCGGCTCGGGGTGCTGCGCCTGCCCGATTCGCCGAGCCGTCTCGCCTGGCTGCTCAGCCACCTCGACGACCTGCCCGGCTCGGGCATCATCTACACGCTGACCGTCGCGGCTGCCAACGACACCGCGCGCCTCCTGCGCGAACGCGGCCACGAGGTGCGGGCCTACACGGGCCAGACCGACACCGACGAGCGCACCGAGTCCGAGGGCATGCTGAAGCGCAACGAGGTGAAGGCGCTCGTCGCCACGAGCGCGCTCGGCATGGGCTTCGACAAGCCCGACCTCGGATTCGTACTGCACCTCGGCGCGCCGTCGTCGCCCGTCGCCTACTACCAGCAGGTCGGTCGCGCCGGCCGCGCCAGCGAGAGCGCCGACGTGCTGCTGCTCCCCGGCACCGAAGACGCCGCGATCTGGCACTACTTCGCGACCGCGTCGATGCCCGATCAGGAGCGCGCGGAGCGCGTCATCGGCGCCCTCTCCGACGTGCCCGTCTCGACACCGGCCCTCGAGGCGATGGTCGACATCCGTCGCACCCCGCTCGAGCTGCTGCTCAAGGTGCTCGACGTCGACGGCGCCGTGCGCCGGGTGCAGGGCGGCTGGGTCGCGACGGGCATGCCGTGGGTCTACGACGCCGAGCGCTACGAGCGCATCGCCGCCGAGCGGCTCGCCGAGCAGCAGCACATGATCGACTACGAGCAGACCGACGGATGCCGCATGGAGTTCCTGCAGCGATCGCTCGACGACGACACGGCGGCGCCCTGCGGGCGGTGCGACAACTGCGCGGGCGTCTGGTTCCCGCGTGAGATCGCAGCATCCGCCACGGCCACTGCCGCCGAATCGCTCGACCGTGTGGGCGTGCCGATCGAACCGCGCCGCGCCTGGCCGACGGGAGCCGACCGTCTCGGCGTGCACGTCAAGGGCCGCATCGCGCCCGCCGAGCAGGCGGGCGACGGCCGGGCCCTGGCACGACTGACCGACCTCGGGTGGGGCGGCACACTGCGCGAGCTGTTCGCAGCGGGCGCGCCCGACGCCCCCGTGTCGCCGCAGGTGCTCGGCGCGTGCGTGCGGGTGCTCGCCGGCTGGGGCTGGGCCGAGCGCCCGGTCGCGGTCGTGGCGATGCCGTCGCGCTCGCGCCCGCAGCTCGTCGACTCGCTCGCCCGAGGCCTCGCCGAGGTCGGGCGGCTCCCGTACCTCGGCGCGCTCGAGTTCCGGAACGGGGGGCCTACCGGCCAGCCGGGCGGCAACAGCGCGTTCCGGCTCGCCGGCCTGTGGGACCGGTTCTCGGCCGACGGCCTCGACGTGCCGGCGGGCGGCGTGCTGCTCGTCGACGACCAGGCCGACAGCCGGTGGACCCTCACGATCGCCGCGCGCGAGCTCCGCCAGGCGGGCGCGACCGAGGTGCTGCCGTTCGTGCTCGCGCTGCGGGGCTGA
- a CDS encoding SpoIIAA family protein, giving the protein MIEPLDGLPAGVIGFRAVGTIEAEDYRDVLDPAIHAALDARGRVDCVFVMGEEFDHYSLGAMWEDAKLIGLPHSAWGRAAFVTDHDVLAGIATAFGGLVPGEFRVFPLAQRDEAIAWVAESATTAASSASSD; this is encoded by the coding sequence ATGATCGAACCACTCGACGGCCTGCCCGCAGGCGTGATCGGCTTCCGTGCCGTCGGCACGATCGAGGCCGAGGACTACCGCGACGTGCTCGACCCGGCGATCCATGCCGCGCTCGACGCGCGCGGGCGGGTCGACTGCGTCTTCGTCATGGGCGAGGAGTTCGACCACTACTCGCTCGGCGCGATGTGGGAGGACGCGAAGCTCATCGGCCTCCCCCACTCGGCGTGGGGTCGAGCGGCGTTCGTCACCGACCACGACGTGCTCGCGGGTATCGCGACCGCGTTCGGCGGGCTCGTACCCGGGGAGTTCCGCGTGTTCCCGCTGGCGCAGCGCGACGAGGCGATCGCCTGGGTGGCGGAGTCGGCGACGACGGCGGCGTCCTCCGCGTCGTCGGACTGA
- a CDS encoding TetR/AcrR family transcriptional regulator: MSENGSLRRGRPGYDQQGILEVAVAAFNQYGYDATSMGVLADRLGLSKSAIYHHFASKDEILERALDDALSALEGVLGESGATRGRAADRLEAVLGGAVHVLVEKLPSVTLLLRVRGNTEVERRALARRRAFDRAVTSLVEEAQAEGSLRSDIDPSVVARLAFGMINSIVEWYRPGGKEDADRLAGDVIAIALDGLRMPTSNRVEELIERGPA; encoded by the coding sequence ATGTCTGAGAACGGTTCACTTCGACGCGGGCGCCCCGGGTACGACCAGCAGGGGATCCTCGAGGTCGCCGTCGCCGCGTTCAACCAGTACGGCTACGACGCGACCTCGATGGGGGTGCTCGCCGATCGGCTCGGCCTGTCGAAGTCGGCGATCTACCACCACTTCGCCTCGAAGGACGAGATCCTCGAGCGTGCGCTCGACGATGCGCTCAGCGCTCTCGAGGGCGTGCTCGGCGAGTCGGGCGCCACGCGGGGCCGTGCCGCCGATCGGCTCGAGGCGGTGCTCGGCGGCGCCGTGCACGTGCTCGTCGAGAAGCTGCCGTCGGTGACGCTGCTGCTCCGCGTGCGCGGCAACACCGAGGTCGAGCGGCGTGCCCTCGCCCGGCGACGAGCGTTCGACCGGGCGGTCACCTCGCTCGTCGAGGAGGCGCAGGCCGAGGGCAGCCTCCGCTCCGACATCGACCCGAGCGTCGTCGCGCGCCTCGCCTTCGGCATGATCAACTCGATCGTCGAGTGGTACCGCCCGGGCGGTAAGGAGGACGCGGACCGACTCGCCGGCGACGTGATCGCCATCGCCCTCGACGGGCTGCGCATGCCCACCTCGAATCGCGTCGAAGAGCTCATCGAACGGGGACCAGCATGA
- the paaK gene encoding phenylacetate--CoA ligase PaaK, protein MTRAEVEALQLERLQQTVQHAYDNVPLYTRKFDEAGVHPRDIRSLADVVKLPFTTKEDLRQTYPFGMFAVPMEQVARIHASSGTTGRPTVVGYTKGDLDRWATLIARSLRASGIRPGMKVHNAYGYGLFTGGLGAHGGIEKLGATVIPMSGGQTARQVQLILDFEPDAILCTPSYLLTIADCMVEQGIDPRSTSLKVAVLGAEPWTNEMRHELEQRLGIDALDIYGLSEVMGPGVGNECLETKDGPHIWEDHFLPEIIDGETGAQLPDGEMGELVFTSLTKEAFPVIRYRTRDLTRLLPGTARPGMRRIEKITGRNDDMIILRGVNLFPTQIEEIVLGIEQLTPHFILELRRTGTMDDLTVRIERHPDLSIEVCQAATVVLAKRIKEGIGSTVAVQLEEPGALPRSEGKYKRVYDLRGSAG, encoded by the coding sequence ATGACCCGCGCCGAGGTCGAGGCGCTCCAGCTCGAGCGCCTCCAGCAGACCGTGCAGCACGCCTATGACAACGTGCCCCTCTACACGAGGAAGTTCGACGAGGCGGGCGTGCACCCCCGAGACATCCGCTCGCTCGCCGACGTCGTGAAGCTGCCCTTCACGACCAAGGAGGACCTGCGCCAGACCTACCCGTTCGGCATGTTCGCCGTGCCGATGGAGCAGGTCGCGCGCATCCACGCCTCGAGCGGCACCACGGGCCGCCCCACCGTCGTGGGCTACACGAAGGGCGACCTCGACCGCTGGGCGACGCTCATCGCGCGGTCGCTGCGGGCCAGCGGCATCCGCCCCGGCATGAAGGTGCACAACGCCTACGGCTACGGGCTCTTCACCGGCGGCCTCGGCGCGCACGGCGGCATCGAGAAGCTCGGCGCGACCGTCATCCCGATGTCGGGCGGCCAGACCGCGCGTCAGGTGCAGCTCATCCTCGACTTCGAGCCCGACGCGATCCTCTGCACGCCGAGCTACCTGCTGACGATCGCCGACTGCATGGTCGAGCAGGGCATCGACCCGCGATCGACCTCGCTGAAGGTCGCCGTGCTCGGCGCCGAGCCGTGGACGAACGAGATGCGCCACGAACTCGAGCAGCGCCTCGGCATCGACGCGCTCGACATCTACGGCCTCAGCGAGGTCATGGGCCCCGGCGTCGGCAACGAGTGCCTCGAGACGAAGGACGGCCCGCACATCTGGGAGGACCACTTCCTGCCCGAGATCATCGACGGCGAGACGGGCGCGCAGCTCCCCGACGGCGAGATGGGCGAACTCGTCTTCACCTCGCTCACCAAGGAGGCGTTCCCGGTCATCCGCTACCGCACGCGCGACCTCACGCGACTGCTGCCCGGCACTGCCCGGCCCGGCATGCGCCGCATCGAGAAGATCACGGGCCGCAACGACGACATGATCATCCTGCGCGGCGTGAACCTCTTCCCGACGCAGATCGAGGAGATCGTGCTCGGCATCGAGCAGCTCACCCCGCACTTCATCCTCGAGCTGCGCCGCACGGGCACCATGGACGACCTGACCGTGCGCATCGAGCGGCACCCCGACCTCTCGATCGAGGTCTGCCAGGCCGCCACCGTGGTGCTCGCCAAGCGCATCAAGGAGGGCATCGGATCGACCGTCGCCGTGCAGCTCGAGGAGCCGGGTGCGCTCCCCCGCAGCGAGGGCAAGTACAAGCGCGTCTACGACCTGCGCGGTTCTGCGGGTTGA
- the paaI gene encoding hydroxyphenylacetyl-CoA thioesterase PaaI, whose translation MTDAATTPTRAMMQRDQASAALGMVVEVDEPGHAVVSMQVRDDMTNGFHITHGGFVFTLADTAFAIACNEDHTITVAAGADITFLKSTVAGQTLTATAVRRARSGRTGLYDVTVVDEQGDAVAEFRGRSISTNRTI comes from the coding sequence ATGACGGATGCCGCGACCACCCCGACCCGGGCGATGATGCAGCGCGACCAGGCCTCCGCGGCGCTCGGCATGGTCGTCGAGGTCGACGAGCCGGGCCACGCGGTCGTCTCGATGCAGGTGCGCGATGACATGACGAACGGCTTCCACATCACTCATGGCGGCTTCGTCTTCACGCTCGCCGACACCGCCTTCGCGATCGCCTGCAACGAAGACCACACCATCACGGTCGCCGCCGGGGCCGACATCACCTTCCTGAAGTCGACGGTCGCCGGGCAGACCCTCACCGCCACCGCCGTCCGCCGCGCACGCAGCGGCCGCACCGGCCTCTACGACGTCACGGTCGTCGACGAGCAGGGCGACGCCGTCGCCGAGTTCCGCGGCCGCTCGATCTCCACCAACCGCACCATCTGA